One genomic region from Aliarcobacter cryaerophilus ATCC 43158 encodes:
- a CDS encoding polyribonucleotide nucleotidyltransferase, producing MIIKCELELNQQKEIFEFNKIAKQANGAVLAKMGNAVVIAAVASEFDNPVSEDFTPLTVQYIEKTYASAKLPGGFIKREGKPSDFETLTSRVIDRSLRPLFPKGFVYPTTITVMVVSADKNVDLQTLALNAANAALYTSNLPIKKSVCGVRVGKIDNKLVINPTKDDLENSTLDLYIAGSKDELLMIEMKTISSLNDSIHSTNEMEEETLIEAIAFAQEALKKANIAYETNFEKACKIKANVELVEFKIEKEVIDYVRNNFSNDIQDAIKKLAKSERAVELKELAKSISKNDYCTTNEFEFKIIFEAVNIVKRELVRAMIVNEKIRADGRGLKDVRPISIETNILPSAHSSCLFTRGETQALVVGTIAGAKDGQMYEVLTDKSTSMENLMVHYNFPGFSVGEAKPIFNVGRRELGHGNLAKKALESTINKNFKDTFRIVSEILESNGSSSMATVCGGSLALKAANIPISDLVAGVAMGMVVEGDKYSVLTDIMGLEDHDGDMDFKVAGTSKGITALQMDIKLGGIELNVLKEALLQAQEGRLHILNIMEEASTNIVSSPALPKIEEFEVDSSKMMVIIGKGGATIKEIIEKYSVNIDLDRDNGIVKVSGENSSKITEASNFIKELVNNASSYKSPAKIDFEKLYSVDEIVSGKVERIVDFGAFILLAKGGEGLLHISKISKQRVEKVTDILCVGQEIDVKVLKIQKDKIELGLN from the coding sequence ATGATAATAAAATGTGAATTAGAGCTAAATCAACAAAAAGAGATTTTTGAGTTTAATAAAATTGCTAAACAAGCAAATGGTGCAGTATTGGCAAAGATGGGTAATGCAGTTGTAATAGCTGCGGTTGCTAGTGAGTTTGATAATCCAGTAAGTGAAGATTTTACTCCGCTTACTGTGCAATATATTGAAAAAACATATGCTTCAGCAAAACTTCCTGGTGGATTTATCAAAAGAGAGGGAAAACCTAGCGATTTTGAAACATTAACTTCAAGAGTAATAGATAGAAGTTTAAGACCACTTTTTCCAAAAGGTTTTGTATATCCAACAACAATAACTGTAATGGTTGTAAGCGCTGATAAAAATGTAGATTTACAAACATTGGCACTAAATGCAGCAAATGCAGCACTTTATACTTCAAATTTACCTATTAAAAAATCTGTTTGCGGTGTAAGAGTTGGAAAAATTGATAATAAACTTGTAATAAATCCAACAAAAGATGACTTAGAAAATTCTACTTTAGATTTATATATAGCTGGTTCAAAAGATGAATTGCTTATGATTGAGATGAAAACTATTTCATCTTTAAATGATTCAATTCACTCTACTAATGAGATGGAAGAAGAAACTTTAATAGAAGCAATAGCTTTTGCTCAAGAAGCCTTAAAAAAAGCAAATATAGCTTATGAGACAAATTTTGAGAAAGCTTGTAAAATAAAAGCTAATGTAGAATTAGTTGAGTTTAAAATTGAAAAAGAAGTAATTGATTATGTAAGAAATAATTTCTCAAATGATATACAAGATGCTATCAAAAAACTAGCAAAAAGTGAAAGAGCAGTTGAGTTAAAAGAATTAGCAAAAAGTATATCAAAAAATGATTATTGCACTACAAATGAATTTGAATTTAAAATAATTTTTGAAGCTGTTAATATTGTAAAAAGAGAATTAGTTCGAGCTATGATAGTAAATGAAAAAATTAGAGCAGATGGAAGAGGTCTTAAAGATGTAAGACCAATAAGTATTGAAACAAATATTTTACCATCAGCACACTCTTCTTGTCTTTTTACTAGAGGTGAAACGCAAGCATTGGTTGTAGGAACTATTGCTGGAGCAAAAGATGGACAAATGTATGAAGTTTTAACAGATAAATCAACTTCTATGGAAAATCTTATGGTACATTATAATTTCCCTGGATTTAGTGTTGGTGAAGCAAAACCAATTTTTAATGTAGGAAGAAGAGAATTAGGTCATGGAAATCTAGCAAAAAAAGCACTAGAATCTACAATAAATAAAAACTTTAAAGATACTTTTAGAATAGTTTCAGAAATTTTAGAATCAAATGGTTCTTCTTCTATGGCAACTGTTTGTGGTGGTTCATTAGCACTTAAAGCTGCGAATATTCCAATTTCAGATCTTGTAGCAGGTGTTGCTATGGGAATGGTTGTTGAAGGTGATAAATACTCTGTTTTAACTGATATTATGGGACTTGAAGATCACGATGGAGATATGGATTTTAAAGTTGCTGGAACTTCAAAAGGTATTACAGCTTTACAAATGGATATAAAACTTGGTGGAATTGAGTTAAATGTTCTCAAAGAAGCTCTTTTACAAGCTCAAGAAGGTAGATTACATATTTTGAATATTATGGAAGAAGCTAGTACAAATATAGTTTCAAGTCCTGCTTTACCAAAAATTGAAGAGTTTGAAGTTGATAGTTCTAAAATGATGGTTATTATTGGAAAAGGTGGAGCTACAATTAAAGAGATTATTGAAAAATACTCTGTAAATATAGATTTAGATAGAGACAATGGGATTGTAAAGGTAAGTGGAGAAAATTCTTCTAAAATAACAGAAGCAAGTAATTTTATAAAAGAGTTGGTTAACAATGCAAGCTCATATAAATCACCAGCAAAAATCGATTTTGAAAAACTTTATAGTGTAGATGAAATTGTTTCTGGAAAAGTTGAAAGAATAGTTGATTTTGGTGCATTTATTCTTCTTGCAAAAGGCGGAGAAGGGCTTTTACATATATCTAAAATTTCAAAACAAAGAGTAGAAAAAGTAACTGATATTCTATGTGTTGGACAAGAAATAGATGTAAAAGTTCTAAAAATCCAAAAAGATAAAATAGAACTAGGTTTAAATTAA
- a CDS encoding uroporphyrinogen-III synthase: protein MSKIYLLNEQKFDGVENLEVFEIEYLKFDLDLKKYDALVFTSKNAIFSLEENGINWKSIPSYVIAPKTADIAKKFGANIAFIGFSGHGNDFANELIPYLKNKKTLYVRALKTVSNLTNILKENCINIDEIIAYKTSCNKKERKALDKNSTIIFTSPSSVECFFQKYSWEDSFKAIAIGKTTALYLPKNIKCEISSITSVEECVKLALKD, encoded by the coding sequence ATGAGCAAAATATATCTACTAAATGAGCAAAAATTTGATGGAGTAGAGAATCTTGAAGTTTTTGAGATAGAGTATTTAAAATTTGATTTAGATTTAAAAAAATATGATGCCTTAGTTTTTACATCAAAAAATGCTATTTTTTCACTAGAAGAAAATGGTATAAATTGGAAAAGTATTCCATCTTATGTAATAGCTCCAAAAACAGCAGATATTGCAAAAAAATTTGGTGCAAATATAGCTTTTATTGGGTTTAGTGGTCATGGAAATGATTTTGCAAATGAATTAATACCATATTTAAAAAATAAAAAAACTCTATATGTAAGAGCATTAAAAACTGTATCAAATCTTACAAATATTTTAAAAGAAAACTGTATAAATATAGATGAAATAATAGCATACAAAACATCTTGTAATAAAAAAGAAAGAAAAGCTTTAGATAAAAACTCTACAATTATTTTCACTTCACCATCTAGTGTTGAGTGTTTTTTTCAAAAATATAGCTGGGAAGATAGCTTTAAAGCAATAGCAATAGGTAAAACAACAGCTTTATATCTTCCAAAAAATATAAAGTGTGAAATAAGTTCTATCACTAGTGTTGAGGAGTGTGTTAAACTAGCTCTTAAAGATTAG
- the purD gene encoding phosphoribosylamine--glycine ligase, with the protein MNILILGSGGREYSIGLALKNEKSHNLYFMPGNGATSNLGKNINITDYEKLAIFSKENSIDLTIVGPEGPLVDGVVDIFKKYELTIFGPSKEAAQLEGSKAYMKNILKKYNIPTAAFIETSNKQDAYDFIDNMKNLPIVVKADGLCGGKGVIIAQSKEEAKKTVDDMLSGSSFGEAGEKVIVEEFLDGYELSVFAICDGENYKILPAAQDHKRVGDGDTGPNTGGMGAYAPTPLINDEIYKKLEDRVIKPTLKGMQEENAPFEGVLFVGVMVVNGEPIVLEYNVRFGDPECEILMPLIESKVSDLFYYGATKQLDKLDIIIKNEFAVGVVMASENYPYSASAHSIITIDNIVDRDLLDNSHISFAGVEEKDGKLLATGGRVLVCVGVGKSIKEARDRAYLLSSEVHFDGKKFRSDIAYQALKN; encoded by the coding sequence ATGAATATATTAATACTTGGAAGTGGTGGTAGAGAGTACTCTATTGGACTTGCACTAAAAAATGAAAAATCTCACAATTTATACTTTATGCCAGGAAATGGTGCAACTTCTAATTTAGGAAAAAATATTAATATTACTGATTATGAAAAACTAGCAATTTTTTCAAAAGAAAATAGTATAGATTTAACAATTGTTGGACCAGAAGGTCCACTTGTAGATGGTGTTGTTGATATATTTAAGAAATACGAATTAACTATATTTGGACCTTCAAAAGAAGCAGCTCAGCTTGAGGGTTCAAAAGCTTATATGAAAAATATATTAAAAAAATACAATATACCAACAGCAGCATTTATAGAAACATCAAATAAACAAGATGCTTATGATTTTATTGATAATATGAAAAATCTTCCAATAGTTGTAAAAGCAGATGGTCTTTGCGGTGGAAAAGGTGTAATAATAGCTCAAAGTAAAGAAGAAGCTAAAAAAACAGTTGATGATATGTTAAGCGGAAGTAGTTTTGGAGAAGCTGGTGAAAAAGTTATTGTTGAAGAGTTTTTAGATGGTTATGAACTTTCAGTATTTGCAATTTGTGATGGTGAAAATTACAAAATACTTCCAGCTGCGCAAGATCACAAAAGAGTAGGAGATGGTGATACAGGACCAAATACTGGTGGAATGGGTGCTTATGCTCCAACTCCACTTATAAATGATGAGATTTATAAAAAACTTGAAGATAGAGTAATTAAACCTACGCTAAAAGGAATGCAAGAAGAAAATGCTCCTTTTGAGGGAGTTTTGTTTGTTGGAGTTATGGTTGTAAATGGTGAGCCAATAGTTCTTGAATATAATGTTAGATTTGGAGATCCTGAGTGTGAAATTTTAATGCCTCTTATTGAGTCAAAAGTTTCTGATTTATTCTATTATGGAGCAACAAAACAACTCGATAAACTTGATATTATAATAAAAAATGAATTTGCGGTTGGAGTTGTAATGGCTAGCGAAAACTATCCATATAGTGCTAGTGCTCACTCTATTATAACTATTGATAATATTGTGGATAGAGATTTACTTGATAACTCACATATCTCATTTGCTGGGGTTGAAGAAAAAGATGGAAAACTTTTGGCAACAGGAGGAAGAGTTTTGGTTTGTGTTGGAGTTGGAAAGAGTATAAAAGAAGCAAGAGATAGAGCTTATTTATTATCTTCGGAAGTTCATTTTGATGGAAAAAAATTTAGAAGTGATATTGCATATCAAGCTTTAAAGAACTAA
- a CDS encoding RDD family protein translates to MQEQNNTSNLQLATLRSRALAFIIDDLIVTLLICLIYWNSIVAVSDSQEALINLMQTTFVVPLILLKLIYHTFFIWYYGQTLGKKILKIRVIDANSWERVSFFSSFLRSLGRVVSEMFFYIGFLIGFFTEGRRTFHDFTGKTLVVNA, encoded by the coding sequence ATGCAAGAGCAAAATAATACCTCAAACTTACAGTTAGCAACTCTTAGAAGTAGGGCATTGGCTTTTATTATAGATGATTTGATTGTAACTTTACTAATTTGTCTTATTTATTGGAATAGCATAGTTGCTGTAAGTGACAGTCAAGAGGCTTTAATAAATCTAATGCAAACAACTTTTGTAGTGCCTTTAATACTATTAAAGCTTATATATCATACTTTTTTTATTTGGTATTATGGGCAAACTTTAGGTAAAAAAATATTAAAAATTAGAGTAATAGATGCTAATTCTTGGGAAAGAGTTAGCTTTTTTTCATCTTTTTTAAGAAGTTTAGGAAGAGTTGTGTCTGAAATGTTTTTTTACATAGGATTTTTAATAGGATTTTTTACTGAAGGTAGAAGAACTTTTCATGATTTTACTGGTAAAACGTTGGTAGTAAATGCATAA
- a CDS encoding phosphoribosyltransferase family protein, with protein sequence MSKDNIYFKNREEAAYKLLEILPIDSMKLEEWTVIACSYGGYEIAKILADSLDAEFDIMFNEKIYAPQNDDCEIAVVTELEEVLIHEELVKAFNINLDSIYTMSKEIYKNNIKPIAYRFRNGEKFQNLAGKNVLIVDEDINVGLVMMACIKTIITQKVKSISVATPILSTASIKAIDSITDDLYYIKSLDHFIEAEYYYDTFEEITYEDINRIKNEGKEKE encoded by the coding sequence ATGAGTAAAGATAATATATATTTTAAAAATAGAGAAGAAGCAGCTTATAAACTACTGGAAATATTACCAATAGATAGTATGAAGCTTGAAGAGTGGACAGTAATTGCTTGCTCATATGGTGGTTATGAAATTGCAAAAATATTAGCAGATAGTTTGGATGCAGAATTTGATATTATGTTTAATGAAAAAATTTATGCACCACAAAATGATGATTGTGAAATAGCAGTTGTAACAGAACTAGAAGAAGTTTTAATACATGAAGAGTTAGTTAAAGCTTTTAATATAAATCTTGATTCAATATATACTATGTCAAAAGAGATATATAAAAATAATATAAAACCAATAGCATATAGATTTAGAAATGGTGAGAAATTTCAAAATCTAGCTGGAAAAAATGTTTTAATTGTAGATGAAGATATAAATGTTGGTTTAGTTATGATGGCTTGTATAAAAACTATTATAACTCAAAAAGTAAAATCTATAAGTGTAGCAACTCCAATACTATCAACTGCTAGTATAAAAGCAATCGATAGTATTACAGATGATTTATACTATATAAAAAGTCTTGATCATTTTATTGAGGCAGAGTATTATTATGATACTTTTGAAGAGATAACGTATGAAGATATAAATAGAATTAAAAATGAAGGAAAAGAAAAAGAATGA
- a CDS encoding LPS-assembly protein LptD: MHKIVISLALASFLIQVNAQELNMEKLQLVAKDVDTKNNIITAIGDVVAYSATYYLSSDKMVYDKEKEILELFDNVLIIKDNKIQTQSNYAYVDMKNDIINQDPVFLMDNTSNIWSNSKEANKDKDVITLENSILSSCDCIDPIWSIRSSSSDYDTEAMWMNTYNPRLYVKNVPVFYLPYFGFPTDTTRRTGLLLPTMGYSSSEGFLYSQPIFIAPADDYDIELIPQIRTQRGYGSYANFRYADSPDSMLNVKTGYFKEFDNYRKEEKLENSEHYGLDIDYERKNIFATKKEHQDGVFTSIRYLNDIEYITLKEQEDNLGTDKKVESKINYFYNTPEYYGGVYGKYYVDASRKTNDNTLQELPQIQLHSYNKELFLENLIYSIDTKAQNFTRKEGLNAKIYDITVPISYTKNILDDYMYLGVENKTILTQYDYSNSLYNNLRYENGTLIQNTTSFIVGTDLIKPYNDYIHTLNLNASYDVPENIRKDGDLYNITVKENQPLKYDELSVFPTLQSQKTIKLSLNQSIYDKDNLKQFINHKMSQSILYNSFDEPKFQDLDNYVKINHDYGSISGKVVYNMNDNKVVEGSFDNSLSYEDLTFSAGYYYTKKTDNEFNTRDDLESYRLSTSYKLAKDYSIKYYENYDLQEKTRNRQGIGLNIDDSCWNLDLLLEKEITPRSRYVESTRSYDSHEQTIVYAVLMLKPIGGIRQKSIVKDSDK, encoded by the coding sequence ATGCATAAAATAGTTATTTCATTAGCTTTAGCTTCATTTTTAATTCAAGTAAATGCACAAGAATTAAATATGGAAAAATTACAACTTGTTGCAAAAGATGTTGATACAAAAAATAACATTATAACTGCAATTGGTGATGTTGTTGCATACTCTGCAACATATTATTTAAGTTCTGATAAGATGGTTTATGATAAAGAAAAAGAGATTTTAGAACTTTTTGATAATGTATTAATTATCAAAGATAATAAAATTCAAACTCAAAGTAACTACGCTTATGTAGATATGAAAAATGATATTATAAATCAAGACCCAGTATTTTTAATGGATAATACTTCAAATATTTGGTCAAACTCAAAAGAGGCAAATAAGGATAAAGATGTAATAACTCTTGAAAACTCTATTTTATCTTCTTGTGATTGTATTGATCCAATTTGGAGCATTAGGTCATCAAGTAGTGATTATGATACTGAAGCTATGTGGATGAATACTTATAACCCTAGACTTTATGTAAAAAATGTCCCTGTTTTTTATCTTCCATATTTTGGTTTTCCAACAGATACAACTAGACGAACAGGGCTTTTACTTCCAACTATGGGATATTCAAGTAGTGAAGGTTTTTTATATTCACAACCAATATTTATAGCTCCTGCTGATGATTATGATATTGAGTTAATTCCTCAAATAAGAACACAAAGAGGATACGGAAGCTACGCAAATTTTAGATATGCCGATAGTCCTGATAGTATGCTTAATGTAAAAACAGGATATTTTAAAGAGTTTGATAACTATAGAAAAGAAGAAAAACTTGAAAATAGCGAACATTATGGTTTAGATATTGATTATGAGAGAAAAAATATTTTCGCAACAAAAAAAGAGCATCAAGATGGAGTTTTTACTTCAATTAGATACTTAAATGATATTGAATATATAACATTAAAAGAACAAGAGGATAATTTAGGGACTGATAAAAAAGTAGAGTCTAAAATAAACTATTTTTATAATACACCTGAATATTATGGTGGAGTTTATGGGAAATACTATGTAGATGCTTCAAGAAAAACAAATGATAATACTTTGCAAGAGTTGCCACAAATTCAGCTTCACTCATATAACAAAGAGTTGTTTTTAGAAAACCTTATATACTCTATAGATACAAAAGCACAAAATTTCACAAGAAAAGAGGGCTTAAATGCAAAAATCTATGATATAACTGTTCCTATTAGTTATACAAAAAATATTTTAGATGATTATATGTATTTAGGCGTTGAAAATAAAACTATCTTAACTCAGTATGATTATAGTAACTCTTTGTATAATAATTTAAGATATGAGAATGGAACTTTAATCCAAAATACAACCTCTTTTATTGTTGGGACAGACTTAATAAAGCCATATAATGACTATATTCATACTTTAAACTTAAATGCTAGTTATGATGTACCTGAAAATATAAGAAAAGATGGAGACTTGTACAATATAACAGTAAAAGAAAATCAGCCACTAAAATATGATGAATTAAGTGTTTTTCCAACTCTACAAAGTCAAAAAACAATAAAATTATCTTTAAATCAGTCAATTTATGATAAGGATAATTTAAAACAGTTTATAAATCATAAAATGTCGCAATCTATTTTATATAACAGTTTTGATGAACCAAAATTTCAAGATTTAGATAACTATGTAAAGATAAATCATGATTATGGTTCAATATCTGGAAAAGTTGTTTATAATATGAATGATAACAAAGTTGTTGAAGGAAGTTTTGATAACTCATTAAGTTACGAAGATTTAACTTTTAGTGCTGGTTATTATTATACTAAAAAAACAGATAATGAGTTTAACACAAGAGATGATTTAGAATCATATAGATTATCAACTTCTTATAAATTAGCGAAAGATTACTCTATAAAATATTATGAAAACTATGATTTACAAGAAAAAACAAGAAATAGACAAGGAATAGGGTTGAATATAGATGATAGTTGTTGGAATTTAGATTTACTACTTGAAAAAGAGATAACTCCTAGAAGTAGATATGTTGAAAGTACAAGAAGTTATGATAGTCATGAACAAACTATTGTATATGCAGTTTTAATGCTAAAACCAATTGGTGGAATAAGACAAAAATCTATAGTTAAAGATAGCGATAAGTAA
- a CDS encoding SulP family inorganic anion transporter, which translates to MTIKTVKNDILAGITVAIVALPLALAFGVVSGAGAIAGLYGAIILGFIASLFGGVSVQVSGPTGPMTVVTAAAIATFPNDFSTVMAIVFFTGIIQISFGIVDLGKWIKFIPYPIISGFMCGIGVIIIILQINPLFGANTNSSIVYIVTHLFETFENINYEALFVGLITILIMFLTPKSITKIVPAALIALFFVTILSTILNLNIATISEIPSKLPDFIFPSFNILELSSVLTFAITLALLGSVDTQLTSVLVDSKLKTNHNSKRELIAQGIGNTMCSFFGAIPGAGATMRTVVNMKNGATTRISGVTHAIVLLIIALFLAPVASKIPLALLAGILIKVGFDILDYRFLQIIQKVSKDDLIIMITVFLLTVFVDLIIAVAAGVFISSFIAVYQISKNIKIKHYKVFIDEKNIDIIKVKGALFFATAILLERVLNKAKSEKMVIDCTEVSYLDMSAIFKLEDIIEKYQEKNIEIILVIKYTHKRRLLKIGKIFNNIKIYRILEHAKIHIKEELKNEQNISTK; encoded by the coding sequence TTGACAATTAAAACTGTAAAAAATGATATTCTAGCTGGAATTACTGTTGCTATAGTCGCGCTTCCTTTAGCTTTAGCTTTTGGAGTTGTAAGTGGAGCAGGAGCTATTGCAGGACTTTATGGAGCTATTATATTAGGTTTTATTGCTTCTCTTTTTGGTGGAGTTTCTGTTCAAGTTTCAGGACCAACTGGTCCAATGACTGTAGTAACAGCAGCTGCAATTGCTACTTTTCCAAATGATTTTTCAACTGTTATGGCAATTGTATTTTTTACTGGAATTATTCAAATATCTTTTGGAATTGTTGATTTAGGAAAATGGATAAAATTTATTCCATATCCAATTATTTCTGGCTTTATGTGTGGAATAGGTGTTATTATAATAATTTTACAGATAAATCCACTTTTTGGAGCCAATACAAATAGTTCAATTGTTTATATAGTTACTCATCTTTTTGAAACATTTGAAAATATAAATTATGAAGCACTTTTTGTTGGTCTTATTACAATTTTAATAATGTTTTTAACTCCAAAAAGTATTACAAAAATAGTTCCAGCAGCTTTAATAGCTCTATTTTTTGTAACTATTTTATCTACGATATTAAACTTAAATATTGCAACAATAAGTGAAATCCCATCTAAATTACCAGATTTTATTTTCCCATCTTTTAATATTTTAGAATTAAGTAGTGTTCTTACTTTTGCTATTACATTAGCACTTTTAGGTTCTGTTGATACTCAATTAACATCTGTTTTGGTTGATTCAAAACTAAAAACAAATCATAATTCAAAAAGAGAATTAATTGCTCAAGGTATTGGAAATACTATGTGCTCATTTTTTGGTGCAATTCCAGGAGCAGGTGCAACTATGAGAACAGTTGTTAATATGAAAAATGGAGCAACAACTAGAATTTCTGGAGTTACTCATGCTATTGTATTACTTATAATAGCTCTATTTTTAGCTCCAGTTGCTTCAAAAATTCCTTTGGCACTTCTTGCTGGGATTCTTATAAAAGTTGGGTTTGATATTTTAGATTATAGATTTTTACAAATCATACAAAAAGTATCAAAAGATGATTTAATTATTATGATAACTGTATTTTTATTAACAGTTTTTGTAGATTTAATCATAGCAGTTGCTGCTGGAGTTTTCATCTCATCATTTATCGCTGTTTATCAAATATCAAAAAATATCAAAATTAAACACTATAAAGTTTTTATAGATGAGAAAAATATAGATATTATAAAAGTAAAAGGAGCTTTATTTTTTGCGACAGCAATACTTCTTGAGAGAGTTCTAAACAAAGCTAAAAGCGAAAAAATGGTCATTGATTGCACAGAAGTTAGTTATTTAGATATGTCTGCTATATTCAAACTTGAAGATATTATAGAAAAATATCAAGAAAAAAATATTGAGATTATTTTGGTTATAAAGTATACTCATAAAAGAAGATTGTTGAAAATAGGTAAAATTTTTAATAACATAAAGATATACAGAATACTAGAACATGCAAAAATACATATAAAAGAAGAGTTAAAAAATGAGCAAAATATATCTACTAAATGA
- the der gene encoding ribosome biogenesis GTPase Der, with translation MEKNLKKIALIGQPNVGKSSLFNRIANKRIAIVSDVSGTTRDVRRHEIEIIDRSALILDTGGIDDTNDEIFSNVKKKAVKTAKEADIILFIVDGKNIPDDKDKELFYELQRLGKELALIVNKIDNDKELERLWEFFEFGIGEENLFGISVSHNRGTKTLYEWIYKHLPENPETVARMEEERRRKELEDEFFEQDFDNNEDFSAEGLEKIEEEFIVDDTSINVAIIGRVNVGKSSILNSLVGMERSVVSSIAGTTIDPVDETFSYKDKEITFVDTAGLRRRGSIEGIEKFALMRTKEMLEKANVALVILDASRELTDLDEKIAGLVDEYGLGTIIVLNKWDENMDTFQKMEEEVRRRFRFLSYAPIIAVSAKTGRSIDRLKDKIIEIFENYTQRIPTSQLNKVIEEAVIRHSLPSPNGAYLRIYYSTQFSSRPPRIALVMNKPQLLHYSYKRYLINFLREKFNFEGTPIHVIARGKNDKMGDEEYLER, from the coding sequence ATGGAAAAAAACTTAAAAAAAATTGCACTAATTGGGCAACCAAATGTTGGAAAATCATCACTTTTTAATAGAATAGCAAATAAAAGAATAGCTATTGTATCAGATGTTTCTGGAACAACAAGAGATGTAAGAAGACATGAGATAGAGATTATTGATAGAAGTGCATTGATTCTTGATACAGGTGGTATAGATGATACAAATGATGAAATTTTTTCAAATGTAAAAAAGAAGGCTGTAAAAACTGCAAAAGAGGCTGATATAATACTTTTTATTGTAGATGGAAAAAATATCCCAGATGATAAAGATAAAGAACTATTTTATGAGCTTCAAAGATTAGGTAAAGAGCTTGCTTTGATTGTAAATAAAATTGACAATGATAAAGAGCTAGAAAGGCTTTGGGAATTTTTTGAATTTGGAATAGGAGAAGAGAATCTATTTGGAATATCAGTTTCTCATAATCGTGGCACAAAAACACTTTATGAGTGGATTTATAAACATCTTCCTGAGAATCCTGAAACAGTTGCAAGAATGGAAGAAGAAAGAAGAAGAAAAGAGCTAGAAGATGAGTTCTTTGAACAAGATTTTGATAATAACGAAGATTTTTCGGCTGAGGGATTAGAAAAAATAGAAGAAGAATTTATTGTTGATGATACTTCAATAAATGTTGCTATTATCGGAAGAGTTAATGTTGGAAAATCATCTATCTTAAACTCTCTTGTTGGAATGGAAAGATCAGTTGTTTCAAGTATTGCAGGAACAACGATAGATCCTGTTGATGAGACTTTCTCTTACAAAGATAAAGAGATAACTTTTGTTGATACAGCAGGACTTAGAAGAAGAGGAAGTATTGAAGGCATAGAAAAATTTGCCTTAATGCGAACAAAAGAGATGTTAGAAAAAGCAAATGTTGCTTTAGTTATTCTTGATGCTTCAAGAGAACTTACAGATTTAGATGAAAAAATTGCTGGATTAGTTGATGAATATGGTCTTGGAACAATTATTGTTTTAAATAAATGGGATGAAAATATGGATACATTTCAAAAAATGGAAGAAGAAGTAAGAAGAAGATTTAGATTTTTATCTTATGCTCCAATCATAGCAGTTTCAGCAAAAACAGGAAGAAGTATAGATAGATTAAAAGATAAAATTATAGAGATTTTTGAAAACTATACACAAAGAATTCCAACTTCACAATTAAACAAAGTAATAGAAGAAGCAGTAATTAGACACTCTCTTCCAAGTCCAAATGGAGCATATTTAAGAATTTATTACTCTACACAATTTAGCTCAAGACCACCAAGAATTGCTTTAGTTATGAATAAACCACAACTTTTACACTACTCATATAAAAGATATTTAATTAACTTTTTAAGAGAAAAGTTTAATTTTGAAGGAACACCTATTCATGTTATTGCTCGTGGAAAAAATGATAAAATGGGTGATGAAGAGTATTTAGAAAGATAG